The following proteins are encoded in a genomic region of Apodemus sylvaticus chromosome 21, mApoSyl1.1, whole genome shotgun sequence:
- the Piezo1 gene encoding piezo-type mechanosensitive ion channel component 1 isoform X2 gives MEPHVLGAGLYWLLLPCTLLAASLLRFNALSLVYLLFLLLLPWLPGPSRHSIPGHTGRLLRALLCLSLLFLVAHLAFQICLHTVPHLDQLLGQNCSLWVKVSQHIGVTRLDLKDIFNTTRLVAPDLGVLVASSLCLGLCGRLTRKARQSQRTQEPDDDDDIDAAPAAGTQGAPALATKRRQWLASRFRVTAHWLLLTSGRMLVIVLLALAGIAHPSAFSSVYLVVFLAICTWWACHFPLSPLGFNTLCVMVSCFGAGHLICLYCYQTPFIQDMLPPGSLWARLFGLKNFVDLPNCSSPNTLVLNTKHAWPIYVSPGILLLLYYTATSLLKLRKSCPPELRKETPREDEEHELELDQLEPESQARGATQGEMPMTTEPDIDNCTVHVLTSQSPVRQRPARPRLAELKEMSPLHGLGHLIMDQSYVCALIAMMVWSIMYHSWLTFVLLLWACLIWTVRSRHQLAMLCSPCILLYGLTLCCLRYVWAMELPELPTTLGPVSLHQLGLEHTRYPCLDLGAMLLYLLTFWLLLRQFVKEKLLKRKKVPAALLEVTVADTEPTQTQTLLRSLGELVTGIYVKYWIYVCAGMFIVVSFAGRLVVYKIVYMFLFLLCLTLFQVYYTLWRKLLRVFWWLVVAYTMLVLIAVYTFQFQDFPTYWRNLTGFTDEQLGDLGLEQFSVSELFSSILIPGFFLLACILQLHYFHRPFMQLTDLEHVPPPGPRRPRGARRQDAVSEAPLLQHQEEEEVFRDDDGQSVDGHHQAAQVPEGAASKWGLVADRLLDLAASFSAVLTRIQVFVRRLLELHVFKLVALYTVWVALKEVSVMNLLLVVLWAFALPYPRFRPMASCLSTVWTCIIIVCKMLYQLKIVNPHEYSSNCTEPFPNSTNLQPLEINQSLLYRGPVDPANWFGVRKGYPNLGYIQNHLQILLLLVFEAVVYRRQEHYRRQHQRAPLPAQAVCADGTRQRLDQDLLSCLKYFINFFFYKFGLEICFLMAVNVIGQRMNFMVILHGCWLVAILTRRRREAIARLWPNYCLFLTLFLLYQYLLCLGMPPALCIDYPWRWSKAIPMNSALIKWLYLPDFFRAPNSTNLISDFLLLLCASQQWQVFSAERTEEWQRMAGINTDHLEPLRGEPNPIPNFIHCRSYLDMLKVAVFRYLFWLVLVVVFVAGATRISIFGLGYLLACFYLLLFGTTLLQKDTRAQLVLWDCLILYNVTVIISKNMLSLLSCVFVEQMQSNFCWVIQLFSLVCTVKGYYDPKEMMTRDRDCLLPVEEAGIIWDSICFFFLLLQRRIFLSHYFLHVSADLKATALQASRGFALYNAANLKSINFHRQSEEKSLAQLKRQMKRIRAKQEKYRQSQASCGQLQSTDPQDPSQEPGPDSPGGSSPPRRQWWRPWLDHATVIHSGDYFLFESDSEEEEEALPEDSRPTAQSAFQMAYQAWVTNAQTVLRQRRERAQQDRAEQLASGGDLNPDAEPVDVPEDEMAGRSHVMQRVLSTMQFLWVLGQATVDGLTRWLCTFTKHHRTMSDVLCAERYLLTQELLRGGEVHRGVLDQLYVGEDETTLSGPVETRDGPSTASSGLGAEEPLSSVTDDTSSPLSTGYNTRSGSEEVVTDAGDLQAGASLHGSQELLANPRTRMRTASELLLDRRLHIPELEEAERFEAQQGRALRLLRAVYQCVAAHSELLCYFIIILNHMVTASAASLVLPVLVFLWAMLTIPRPSKRFWMTAIVFTEVMVVTKYLFQFGFFPWNSYVVLRRYENKPYFPPRILGLEKTDSYVKCDLVQLLALFFHRSQLLCYGLWDHEEDRVPKDHCRNSEKDQEAEEEAGAKLESQPETGTGHPEEPVLAGTPRDHIQGKGSVRSEGGVHDPPEDLKPQHTRNISIRFRRRKETPGPKGTAVMEAEHEEGGGGKEASGRKRPRHTPERLKVRERMKAAGRWLQSFCLSLAQSFYQPLRRFFHDILHTKYRAATDVYALMFLADIVDIIIIIFGFWAFGKHSAATDIASSLSDDQVPQAFLFMLLVQFGTMVIDRALYLRKTVLGKLAFQVVLVVAIHLWMFFILPAVTERMFNQNAVAQLWYFVKCIYFALSAYQIRCGYPTRILGNFLTKKYNHLNLFLFQGFRLVPFLVELRAVMDWVWTDTTLSLSNWMCVEDIYANIFIIKCSRETEKKYPQPKGQKKKKIVKYGMGGLIILFLIAIIWFPLLFMSLIRSVVGVVNQPIDVTVTLKLGGYEPLFTMSAQQPSIVPFTPQAYEELSQQFDPYPLAMQFISQYSPEDIVTAQIEGSSGALWRISPPSRAQMKQELYNGTADITLRFTWNFQRDLAKGGTVEYTNEKHTLELAPNSTERRQLAQLLEGRPDQSVVIPHLFPKYIRAPNGPEANPVKQLQPDEEEDYLGVRIQLRREQVGTGAPGEQAGTKASDFLEWWVIELQDCQADCNLLPMVIFSDKVSPPSLGFLAGYGIVGLYVSIVLVVGKFVRGFFSEISHSIMFEELPCVDRILKLCQDIFLVRETRELELEEELYAKLIFLYRSPETMIKWTRERE, from the exons CCTCCCTGTTACGCTTCAATGCCCTCTCCTTGGTCTAtttgctgtttctgctgctgctgccctggctTCCAGGTCCCTCAAGACACAGCATACCAG GTCACACAGGTCGCCTGCTTCGGGCACtactctgcctcagcctcctcttccTGGTGGCCCACCTTGCCTTCCAGATATGCCTACACACCGTGCCTCACCTGGACCAGCTTCTGGGACAGAACT GCAGCCTTTGGGTGAAGGTGTCTCAACACATAGGGGTTACAAG GCTGGACCTGAAGGACATCTTTAACACCACCAGGCTGGTGGCACCTGACCTGGGAGTGCTGGTGGCGTCCTCCCTTTGCCTTGGCCTCTGTGGACGCCTCACGAGGAAAGCCCGTCAGAGTCAGCGCACCCAGGAGCCG GATGATGACGACGACATAGATGCTGCCCCAGCTGCGGGGACGCAGGGAGCCCCTGCCCTAGCAACCAAACGCAGGCAGTGGCTGGCCTCCCGCTTCCGGGTCACAGCCCACTGGCTGCTGCTGACCTCTGGACGCATGCTGGTCATTGTGCTGCTGGCACTGGCAG GCATAGCCCACCCTTCGGCCTTCTCCAGCGTCTACCTGGTGGTGTTCCTGGCTATCTGCACCTGGTGGGCCTGCCACTTTCCTCTCAGTCCcctgggctttaataccctctgTGTCATGGTGAGCTGCTTCGGTGCCGGTCATCTCATTTGTCTATACTGCTATCAGACACCAtttatccaggacatgctgccaCCTGGCAGCCTCTGGGCCAG GCTATTTGGTCTCAAGAACTTCGTAGACCTCCCTAACTGCTCCAGCCCCAACACTCTGGTCCTCAACACTAAACACGCCTGGCCCATCTACGTGAGCCCCGGGATCCTGCTGCTGCTGTATTACACAGCCACCTCTCTCCTGAAGCTCCGTAAGAGCTGTCCCCCAGAGCTG AGGAAGGAGACTCCCAGGGAGGATGAGGAACATGAGCTGGAGCTGGACCAGCTGGAGCCGGAGTCCCAGGCTAGGGGTGCCACCCAG GGTGAGATGCCCATGACCACGGAACCTGACATCGACAACTGCACCGTGCATGTCCTAACTAGCCAGAGCCCCGTCCGCCAGCGTCCAG CACGCCCCAGGCTGGCTGAGCTGAAAGAGATGTCACCACTACATGGCCTGGGCCACCTCATCATGGACCAGAGCTATGTATGTGCCCTCATTGCCATGATG GTGTGGAGCATCATGTACCACAGCTGGCTGACCTTCGTCCTGCTGCTCTGGGCCTGCCTCATCTGGACCGTGCGGAGCCGCCACCAGCTGGCTATGCTCTGCTCCCCCTGCATCCTGCTGTATGGACTGACGCTCTGCTGCCTGCGCTATGTGTGGGCCATGGAGCTCCCCGAGCTGCCCACCACCTTGGGCCCCGTCAGTCTGCACCAGTTGGGACTGGAACACACGCGCTACCCCTGCCTGGACCTCGGCGCCATG CTGCTCTATCTGCTCACGTTCTGGCTCCTCCTGCGTCAGTTCGTGAAGGAGAAGCTGTTGAAGAGGAAGAAGGTGCCCGCAGCGCTGCTGGAGGTCACGGTGGCAGACACTG AGCCCACACAGACCCAGACACTGCTGCGGAGCCTGGGGGAGCTGGTCACGGGCATCTATGTCAAGTACTGGATCTACGTGTGCGCCGGCATGTTCATCGTGGTCAGCTTTGCCGGCCGCCTGGTGGTCTACAAGATCGTCTACATGTTCCTCTTCCTGCTGTGCCTCACGCTGTTCCAG GTCTACTACACCCTGTGGAGGAAGCTGCTCCGCGTCTTCTGGTGGCTCGTGGTGGCCTATACCATGCTGGTGCTCATCGCCGTGTACACCTTCCAGTTCCAGGACTTCCCCACCTACTGGCGCAACCTCACGGGCTTCACGGATGAGCA GTTGGGCGACCTGGGCCTGGAGCAGTTCAGCGTGTCCGAGCTCTTCTCCAGCATCCTCATCCCCGGCTTCTTCCTGCTGGCCTGCATCCTGCAGCTGCACTACTTCCACAGACCGTTCATGCAGCTCACTGACCTGGAGCACGTGCCCCCGCCAGGCCCTCGCCGCCCTCGAGGGGCTCGCAG GCAGGATGCAGTGAGCGAAGCCCCTCTGCTTCAGcatcaggaggaagaggaagtctTCAGGGATGATGACGGGCAGAGCGTGGATGGGCATCACCAGGCCGCACAGGTCCCTGAGG GCGCGGCCAGCAAGTGGGGCCTGGTGGCTGACCGGCTGCTGGACCTGGCGGCCAGCTTCTCCGCCGTCCTCACCCGCATCCAGGTGTTCGTGCGGCGCTTGCTAGAACTTCACGTCTTCAAGCTGGTGGCCCTCTACACTGTCTGGGTGGCCCTGAAGGAA GTGTCTGTGATGAAcctgctgctggtggtgctgtGGGCCTTTGCCCTGCCCTATCCGCGCTTCCGGCCCATGGCCTCCTGCCTGTCCACCGTATGGACCTGTATCATCATTGTGTGCAAGATGCTCTATCAGCTCAAGATTGTCAACCCGCATGAGTACTCCAGCAACTGCACTGAG CCTTTCCCCAACAGTACCAACTTGCAGCCCTTGGAGATCAACCAGTCTTTGCTGTACCGTGGCCCTGTTGACCCTGCCAACTGGTTTGGGGTGCGAAAGGGATACCCCAACTTGGGCTATATCCAG AACCACCTGCAGATCCTTCTGCTGCTGGTGTTCGAGGCTGTGGTGTACCGGCGTCAAGAGCACTACCGCCGGCAGCACCAGCGTGCCCCTCTGCCGGCCCAGGCCGTGTGCGCAGACGGCACCCGCCAGAGGCTGGACCAGGACCTACTTAGCTGCCTCAAGTATTTCATCAACTTCTTCTTCTACAAATTCGGGCTGGAG ATTTGCTTCTTGATGGCCGTGAATGTGATTGGTCAGCGCATGAACTTCATGGTGATCTTACACGGCTGCTGGTTGGTGGCCATCCTTACCCGCCGGCGCCGGGAGGCCATCGCCCGCCTCTGGCCCAATTACTGTCTGTTCCTCACACTGTTCCTGCTGTACCAGTACCTGCTGTGCCTGGGCATGCCTCCCGCGCTATGCATTG ACTATCCATGGCGCTGGAGCAAGGCTATCCCCATGAATTCCGCTCTCATCAAGTGGCTGTACCTGCCTGACTTCTTCAGAGCCCCCAACTCCACCAACCTTATCA GTGACTTCCTCCTGCTGCTTTGCGCCTCCCAGCAGTGGCAGGTCTTCTCGGCCGAGCGAACTGAGGAGTGGCAACGCATGGCGGGCATTAACACCGACCACCTGGAGCCCCTGCGCGGGGAGCCCAACCCTATACCCAACTTCATCCACTGCAG GTCCTATCTGGATATGCTGAAGGTGGCCGTCTTCCGCTACCTGTTCTGGCTGGTGCTCGTCGTGGTGTTTGTCGCGGGGGCCACCCGCATCAGCATCTTTGGGCTGGGGTACCTGCTAGCCTGCTTCTACCTGCTGCTCTTTGGCACCACCCTACTGCAGAAGGACACACGGGCCCAACTCGTGCTGTGGGACTGCCTCATCCTCTATAATGTCACCGTCATCATCTCTAAGAATATGCTGTCG CTCTTGTCCTGTGTCTTCGTGGAGCAAATGCAGAGCAACTTCTGCTGGGTCATCCAGCTCTTCAGCCTTGTGTGCACAGTCAAAGGATACTATGATC CCAAAGAGATGATGACCAGGGACCGGGACTGCCTGCTGCCCGTGGAGGAGGCCGGCATCATCTGGGACAGTATCTGCTTCTTCTTCCTGCTCTTGCAACGACGCATCTTCCTCAGCCACTACTTCCTGCACGTCAGCGCTGACCTGAAGGCCACGGCCCTGCAGGCCTCCAG GGGCTTTGCCCTCTACAATGCGGCCAACCTGAAGAGCATCAACTTCCACCGACAGAGTGAGGAGAAGTCCCTGGCCCAGCTGAAAAGACA GATGAAGCGCATCCGTGCCAAACAGGAGAAGTACAGACAGAGCCAGGCAAGCTGTGGCCAGCTCCAGTCCACAGACCCTCAGGATCCCAGCCAGGAGCCAG GGCCTGACAGCCCAGGGGGCTCCTCCCCGCCACGGAGACAGTGGTGGCGCCCCTGGCTGGACCACGCCACAG TCATCCACTCTGGCGACTACTTCCTGTTTGAGTCGGATagcgaggaggaagaggaggccctCCCTGAGGACTCCAGGCCTACAGCTCAGAGTGCCTTCCAG ATGGCGTACCAGGCATGGGTAACCAATGCCCAGACAGTACTGAGGCAGCGCCGGGAACGGGCACAGCAGGATCGGGCGGAGCAGCTGGCTTCTG GAGGTGACTTGAACCCAGATGCGGAGCCAGTAGACGTCCCAGAGGATGAGATGGCAG GCCGTAGCCACGTGATGCAGCGTGTACTGAGCACCATGCagttcctgtgggtgctgggccaGGCCACGGTCGACGGGCTGACACGCTGGCTGTGCACATTCACGAAGCACCACCGTACCATGAGCGACGTGCTGTGTGCAGAGCGCTACCTGCTCACCCAGGAGCTTCTTCGG GGTGGAGAGGTCCACCGGGGGGTGCTAGACCAGCTCTATGTGGGTGAAGATGAGACCACACTGTCAGGTCCTGTGGAGACCCGTGATGGACCCAGCACAGCCTCAAG TGGGTTGGGAGCCGAGGAGCCTCTGAGTAGCGTGACAGATGACACCAGCAGCCCCCTGAGCACAGGCTACAACACCCGCAGCGGCAGTGAGGAGGTTGTCACCGACGCCGGGGACCTCCAGGCTGGAGCCTCCCTGCACGGCTCCCAAGAGCTTTTAGCCAACCCTCGGACCCGGATGCGCACAGCCAGCGAGCTGCTACTGGACAG GCGCCTGCATATCCCCGAGCTGGAGGAAGCCGAGCGGTTTGAAGCCCAGCAGGGCCGGGCGCTGCGGCTGCTCAGGGCCGTGTACCAGTGCGTGGCGGCGCACTCGGAGCTGCTCTGCTACTTCATCATCATCCTCAACCACATGGTGACGGCCTCGGCCGCGTCCCTGGTGCTGCCCGTGCTGGTGTTCCTGTGGGCCATGCTGACCATCCCGAGGCCCAGCAAGCGCTTCTGGATGACTGCGATCGTCTTCACGGAG GTCATGGTGGTCACCAAATACCTGTTCCAGTTCGGCTTCTTCCCCTGGAACAGCTACGTGGTGCTGCGGCGCTACGAGAACAAGCCCTACTTCCCTCCGCGCATTCTGGGCCTCGAGAAGACGGACAGCTATGTCAAGTGTGACCTGGTGCAGCTCCTGGCGCTCTTCTTCCACCGCTCGCAGCTGCTG TGCTATGGCCTCTGGGACCATGAGGAGGATCGTGTCCCCAAGGACCACTGCAGGAATAGTGAGAAGGACCAGGAGGCCGAGGAAGAGGCAGGGGCCAAGCTAGAGTCTCAGCCCGAGACGGGCACCGGGCATCCTGAGGAGCCGGTGTTGGCTGGCACTCCCAGGGACCACATCCAAGGGAAAGGAAGTGTTAGATCCGAGGGTGGGGTCCACGATCCCCCAGAGGACCTTAAGCCCCAGCACACGAGGAACATCAGCATCCGcttcaggaggaggaaggaaactcCGGGACCCAAGGGAACAGCAGTCATGG AGGCCGAGCacgaagagggagggggaggaaaggaagcttCCGGAAGAAAGAGGCCCCGTCACACTCCAGAAAGACTGAAGGTTCGGGAGAGAATGAAGGCGGCTGGGCGCTGGCTGCAGAGcttctgtctgtcact GGCCCAGAGCTTTTACCAACCCCTGCGGCGTTTCTTCCATGACATTCTGCACACCAAGTACCGAGCGGCCACCGACGTCTACGCCCTCATGTTCCTGGCCGACATTGtcgacatcatcatcatcatctttggtTTTTGGGCTTTTGGG AAACACTCCGCAGCCACAGACATTGCGTCCTCGCTGTCAGACGACCAGGTGCCACAGGCCTTCCTGTTCATGCTGCTGGTCCAGTTCGGCACCATGGTCATCGACCGCGCCCTCTACCTGCGGAAGACCGTCCTGGGCAAGCTGGCCTTTCAGGTGGTCCTGGTGGTGGCTATTCACCTCTGGATGTTCTTCATCTTACCAGCTGTCACTGAGAG GATGTTCAACCAGAATGCAGTGGCACAGCTGTGGTACTTCGTGAAGTGCATTTACTTTGCCCTGTCGGCCTACCAGATCCGCTGTGGCTACCCCACCCGTATCTTGGGCAACTTCCTCACCAAGAAGTACAACCATCTAAACCTCTTCCTTTTCCAGGG GTTCCGGCTAGTGCCATTCCTGGTGGAGCTGCGGGCTGTCATGGACTGGGTATGGACCGACACCACGCTGTCCCTGTCCAACTGGATGTGTGTGGAAGACATCTATGCCAACATCTTTATCATCAAGTGCAGCCGAGAGACAGAGAAG AAATACCCGCAGCCCAAggggcagaagaagaagaagatcgtCAAGTACGGCATGGGGGGCCTCATCATCCTCTTCCTCATCGCCATCATCTGGTTCCCTCTGCTCTTCATGTCACTCATCCGCTCCGTGGTCGGGGTTGTCAACCAGCCCATTGATGTCACTGTTACACTCAAGTTAGGTGGCTACGAG CCGCTGTTCACCATGAGTGCCCAGCAGCCGTCTATAGTGCCGTTCACGCCCCAGGCCTACGAGGAGCTGTCCCAGCAGTTCGACCCCTACCCA CTCGCCATGCAGTTCATTAGCCAGTACAGTCCTGAGGACATCGTCACGGCACAGATCGAGGGCAGCTCGGGGGCACTGTGGCGCATCAGCCCGCCCAGCCGGGCCCAGATGAAGCAGGAGCTGTACAACGGCACAGCCGACATCACACTACGCTTCACCTGGAACTTCCAGAG GGACCTGGCCAAGGGGGGCACCGTGGAGTACACCAACGAGAAGCACACCTTGGAGCTGGCCCCCAACAGTACGGAACGAAGGCAACTGGCCCAACTGCTCGAGGGCAGACCTGACCAGTCAGT GGTCATTCCCCACCTCTTCCCCAAGTACATCCGGGCTCCCAACGGGCCTGAAGCCAACCCCGTGAAGCAGCTGCAACCGG ATGAGGAAGAGGACTACCTTGGTGTGCGCATCCAGCTGCGGAGGGAGCAGGTGGGCACAGGGGCCCCTGGAGAGCAAGCGGGCACAAAGGCCTCCGACTTCCTCGAGTGGTGGGTGATCGAGCTGCAGGACTGCCAGGCTGACTGCAACCTGTTGCCCATGGTCATCTTCAGTGACAAGGTCAGCCCACCTAGCCTGGGCTTCTTGGCCGGCTACGG GATCGTGGGGCTGTACGTCTCCATCGTGCTGGTCGTCGGCAAGTTCGTGCGGGGCTTCTTCAGTGAGATCTCGCACTCCATCATGTTCGAGGAGCTGCCATGTGTGGACCGCATCCTCAAGCTGTGCCAGGACATCTTCTTGGTGCGGGAAACCCGCGAGCTGGAGTTGGAGGAGGAGCTGTACGCCAAGCTCATATTCCTATACCGGTCGCCAGAGACCATGATCAAGTGGACACGCGAGCGGGAGTAG